A single region of the Phycisphaerae bacterium RAS1 genome encodes:
- the dapH gene encoding 2,3,4,5-tetrahydropyridine-2,6-dicarboxylate N-acetyltransferase, whose protein sequence is MDGPVYPKLGRGVYIAPTAYVAGHVTLGDECTVMHQVVIRGDVSRIVIGARVNVQDGTIVHTKTGVDMAIADDVGIGHRAVVHCLRVGPHSLIGIGSIVLDDAVIGRDCIVAAGAVVPPGMQVPDGRVVAGVPARVVRDVRETDREYITFVIENYRRLNREHVAGKFPNAAPGG, encoded by the coding sequence ATGGATGGACCGGTTTATCCGAAGCTGGGGCGCGGCGTGTACATCGCGCCGACGGCGTACGTCGCGGGGCATGTGACGCTCGGCGACGAGTGCACGGTCATGCATCAGGTCGTGATTCGCGGCGATGTGTCGCGGATCGTCATCGGGGCGCGGGTTAACGTGCAGGATGGGACGATTGTGCACACGAAGACCGGGGTGGACATGGCGATTGCCGACGATGTCGGCATCGGCCACCGGGCCGTGGTGCACTGCCTGCGGGTCGGGCCGCACTCGCTGATCGGCATCGGCTCGATCGTTCTGGATGATGCGGTCATCGGGCGCGATTGCATCGTGGCGGCGGGGGCGGTGGTGCCGCCGGGGATGCAGGTTCCGGACGGCAGGGTCGTCGCGGGCGTTCCGGCGCGCGTGGTGCGCGACGTGCGCGAGACGGATCGCGAGTACATCACGTTTGTGATCGAGAACTATCGCCGGCTGAATCGCGAGCATGTGGCGGGGAAGTTCCCGAACGCGGCGCCGGGCGGCTAG
- the gmk gene encoding Guanylate kinase, with protein sequence MNSAKRGKLLVISGPSGAGKTSICDRLLQIVPDARWSVSATTRPRRGSEVDGQHYHFVSPDEFQGMLDRGEFLEHAEYLGKRYGTPCKPVEEAIARGQTIILEIDVQGAAQVAQRRPDSIRVFVLPPTMDSLKARLEGRRTESEALQKKRLAEADGEIAFARGSRCFQYFITNDILEDSVGQVLEILDRQETGG encoded by the coding sequence ATGAACTCAGCCAAACGCGGCAAGCTGCTTGTGATCAGCGGTCCCTCCGGCGCCGGCAAGACCTCGATCTGCGATCGCCTGCTTCAGATCGTGCCCGACGCACGCTGGTCGGTCTCGGCCACGACGCGGCCGCGGCGTGGGAGCGAAGTCGACGGGCAGCACTACCATTTCGTTTCGCCCGACGAGTTCCAAGGCATGCTTGATCGCGGCGAATTCCTGGAGCACGCCGAGTACCTGGGCAAGCGCTATGGCACTCCGTGCAAGCCGGTGGAGGAGGCGATCGCCCGCGGGCAGACGATCATTCTGGAAATCGACGTGCAGGGGGCGGCGCAGGTGGCGCAGCGGAGGCCCGATTCAATCCGCGTTTTCGTGCTGCCGCCGACGATGGACTCGCTCAAAGCCCGGCTGGAGGGCCGGCGGACGGAATCGGAGGCGCTTCAGAAAAAGCGCTTGGCCGAGGCCGACGGCGAAATCGCTTTCGCGCGGGGCAGCCGGTGCTTCCAATATTTCATTACCAACGATATACTGGAAGATTCGGTTGGACAGGTACTTGAGATCCTTGACCGGCAGGAGACGGGCGGATGA
- a CDS encoding RNA polymerase Rpb6 encodes MIQALKSDVIINKVGGRFKLASLIQKRWLEIMQGARPLVDTAGRTPIEVVIEEILQEKVGIDYKASGLAPVGE; translated from the coding sequence ATGATTCAGGCCCTTAAGAGTGACGTGATCATCAACAAGGTCGGCGGCCGCTTCAAGCTGGCGTCGCTGATTCAGAAGCGCTGGCTGGAGATCATGCAGGGCGCCCGCCCGCTGGTCGACACCGCCGGCCGCACGCCCATCGAGGTGGTGATCGAAGAGATTCTGCAGGAAAAAGTGGGGATCGACTACAAAGCCTCCGGGCTGGCTCCGGTCGGAGAGTAG
- a CDS encoding Phosphopantothenoylcysteine decarboxylase — MSLRPDAAAATPLKGRELLVCVCGGIAAYKTAEFVSQAVQAGCGVTVAMTRNARRFVGELTFQALSGRPVLTSQWESSDAGEIRHLKASERAERILVAPATANILGKLAAGIADDLVSSILLGAACPVLLAPAMNTRMWQHPAVQRNIAFLREAGFTLIGPEAGWLACREVGPGRMSEPRALLDAVAGSFPSA; from the coding sequence TTGTCCCTGCGGCCCGACGCAGCCGCCGCGACGCCGCTGAAAGGCCGCGAACTGCTGGTGTGCGTGTGCGGGGGGATTGCCGCGTACAAGACGGCGGAATTCGTGTCGCAGGCGGTGCAGGCCGGCTGTGGCGTCACGGTCGCCATGACGCGGAACGCGCGGCGATTCGTGGGGGAGCTGACGTTTCAGGCGCTGAGCGGGCGGCCGGTGCTTACCAGCCAATGGGAAAGTTCTGACGCCGGGGAGATTCGACATTTGAAGGCGTCGGAGCGGGCTGAGCGAATCCTGGTCGCGCCGGCGACGGCGAATATCCTAGGAAAGCTCGCCGCAGGCATCGCCGACGATCTGGTCAGTTCGATCCTGCTCGGCGCGGCGTGTCCGGTGCTGCTGGCGCCGGCGATGAACACGCGGATGTGGCAGCATCCGGCGGTGCAGCGGAACATCGCGTTTCTTCGCGAGGCGGGGTTCACGCTGATCGGGCCGGAAGCGGGCTGGCTGGCGTGCCGCGAGGTGGGGCCGGGACGCATGAGCGAGCCGCGCGCGCTGCTCGATGCGGTCGCGGGGAGTTTTCCATCCGCGTGA
- a CDS encoding hypothetical protein (Protease HtpX homolog), translating into MRFVNNMKTAMLLGSLMAICMLIGHWVGGPRGVMIGFLFGGLGNLIAYFFSDRIALASMRAQEASRDELPWLHDMVERLAARAGLPKPRVYVCPQPAPNAFATGRSPAHSAVAITVGMLRGFPQHEIEGVMAHEMAHIKHRDVLISTIAAVMAGMISQVAYMMMWFGGGGGDDRRDNPLGAVGMILMLVLAPIAAMLIQAAISRQREFAADSYGGELCGDPRKLATALARLQNGNERVPTDTNPAFHSMYIMEPLHSGVFGMFSTHPPTEQRIAALERLAREMARA; encoded by the coding sequence ATGCGTTTCGTCAACAACATGAAGACCGCCATGCTGCTCGGATCGCTCATGGCGATCTGCATGCTGATCGGCCATTGGGTCGGCGGGCCGCGCGGCGTCATGATCGGGTTTCTTTTCGGCGGATTGGGCAATCTGATCGCCTATTTCTTTTCCGATCGCATCGCCCTGGCGTCGATGAGGGCTCAGGAAGCGAGTCGCGACGAGCTGCCATGGCTGCACGACATGGTCGAACGGCTGGCGGCCCGGGCCGGGCTGCCCAAGCCGCGGGTGTACGTCTGTCCGCAGCCGGCGCCGAACGCGTTTGCCACGGGTCGCAGCCCGGCCCATTCAGCGGTCGCGATCACGGTCGGCATGCTTCGCGGCTTCCCGCAGCATGAGATCGAGGGCGTCATGGCCCACGAGATGGCGCACATCAAGCATCGCGACGTGCTGATCTCGACCATCGCCGCCGTCATGGCGGGCATGATCAGCCAGGTGGCGTACATGATGATGTGGTTCGGCGGCGGCGGCGGCGATGACCGCCGCGACAATCCGCTCGGGGCCGTCGGCATGATCCTGATGCTCGTGCTGGCGCCGATCGCGGCCATGCTGATTCAGGCGGCGATTTCGCGGCAGAGAGAATTTGCGGCGGATTCCTACGGCGGCGAGTTGTGCGGCGATCCGCGCAAGCTGGCGACCGCGCTGGCCCGGCTGCAAAACGGCAACGAGCGAGTCCCGACGGACACGAATCCGGCTTTCCACAGCATGTACATCATGGAGCCGCTGCACAGCGGCGTATTCGGGATGTTCAGCACGCACCCGCCGACCGAGCAGCGAATCGCGGCGCTGGAGCGACTGGCGCGCGAGATGGCGCGCGCGTAA
- the colA_1 gene encoding Microbial collagenase precursor — MPRWRCSRVIALCCPLVLLQLDLSGCPVTSTTGGSGDGGTTNSLASAFNREPNVVLQSDLVRGIAPLTVQFSSAGSTDDGLITKREWVFGDGGTSQELSPVHTFASTGTFTVTLTLTDDDGATATDALSVTVTKAPIAVVKVDRSFAPTAPATIKFDGSESRDPDGTIVLFSWDFADGTRATDPMVDHRFAVAGTYRVRLTVTDNAGVTASTDRIVEIGIAPPTIEFRSPPAALRNVVVSQQSPLWAHVKYDVAAGVPRFIRCGLRDPVTGQEYQLDTFPPQGEDLNLTTPTALSVAAVPPGAYQLWVELRTDRTEPTRVFNQSLVDGAAQLLTVNVVPSFTDTVSTDTPVAPLVENTATVITAARRNARQIFDLGPLNAGDQLSLGVVSLPGYQETFALDRYSVQVMDADQNVFAWFENTTTLFPRNAAFTIGHNSDHYYVAVDASDISVFRTDQPESFRFTVTPNQNVNLRGQKVILDFAGRDSLALGGSSVVRVPEFGSNDDVYMVHAEFGIGAMIGQIVTAAQAVFADYDVEVSAFLPGDPEPQPPFIRVYFGRFPQEGPDCDLIKWYTVEGAVIFPRDYVLTDYYDPRNTTLTGTALVLTDGISGSRSGYPASDAATDGVIVGRLAARAAAYLMGLRATVSATGTDLMDPCTDLSPATAVAFERSPLRFICDAPAPPGVVTSAAVIFTDAQTGQILNCATRTLDVFGMQDASAVLLETVGPRP; from the coding sequence ATGCCCCGATGGCGATGTTCTCGTGTTATCGCTCTATGCTGTCCGCTGGTGCTGCTGCAGCTCGATTTGTCGGGCTGCCCGGTAACGTCTACTACGGGCGGCAGCGGCGACGGCGGCACGACCAACTCCTTGGCCTCGGCCTTCAATCGCGAGCCGAACGTCGTCCTCCAGAGCGACCTGGTGCGCGGCATCGCCCCGCTGACGGTCCAGTTTTCCTCCGCCGGCAGCACCGACGACGGTCTGATCACCAAGCGCGAGTGGGTTTTCGGCGACGGCGGAACGAGCCAGGAGCTCTCGCCCGTTCACACATTCGCGTCAACCGGGACATTCACCGTGACGCTCACGCTCACGGATGACGACGGCGCGACGGCGACCGACGCGCTCAGCGTCACTGTCACCAAGGCCCCGATCGCCGTGGTCAAGGTCGACCGCAGCTTCGCGCCCACCGCCCCGGCCACCATCAAGTTCGACGGCTCGGAATCGCGCGACCCGGACGGCACAATCGTGCTCTTCTCCTGGGATTTCGCCGACGGCACGCGCGCCACCGACCCCATGGTGGATCACCGGTTCGCCGTCGCCGGCACGTATCGCGTCCGGCTCACCGTCACCGACAACGCCGGAGTGACCGCGTCGACCGACCGCATCGTCGAGATCGGCATCGCGCCGCCGACGATCGAATTTCGCTCGCCGCCCGCGGCGCTGCGCAACGTCGTCGTTTCGCAGCAGTCGCCGCTCTGGGCGCACGTGAAGTACGACGTGGCCGCCGGCGTGCCGCGCTTTATTCGCTGCGGTCTGCGCGACCCCGTCACCGGCCAGGAATACCAGCTCGACACGTTCCCGCCGCAGGGCGAAGACCTCAACCTGACCACGCCGACGGCGCTCTCCGTGGCCGCCGTGCCGCCGGGCGCCTATCAGCTCTGGGTCGAGCTGCGGACCGACCGAACCGAGCCGACGCGTGTCTTCAACCAATCGCTTGTCGACGGCGCGGCGCAGTTGCTCACCGTCAACGTCGTGCCGAGTTTCACGGATACCGTGTCGACCGATACGCCGGTGGCCCCGCTCGTCGAAAACACCGCCACGGTCATCACCGCGGCGCGGCGCAACGCGCGGCAGATATTCGATCTTGGACCACTGAACGCCGGCGATCAGCTCAGCCTGGGCGTCGTTTCGCTGCCCGGCTATCAGGAGACTTTCGCGCTCGACCGTTACAGCGTGCAGGTGATGGACGCGGATCAGAACGTGTTCGCCTGGTTCGAGAACACGACCACGCTCTTCCCGCGAAACGCGGCATTCACCATCGGCCACAACAGCGACCACTATTACGTCGCCGTCGACGCCAGCGACATCTCGGTCTTCCGCACCGACCAGCCGGAGAGCTTCCGCTTCACCGTCACGCCCAATCAGAACGTGAACCTGCGCGGGCAGAAGGTCATTCTGGATTTCGCCGGCCGCGATTCGCTGGCGCTGGGCGGTTCGTCGGTCGTCCGCGTTCCGGAATTCGGGTCCAACGACGATGTGTACATGGTGCACGCCGAATTCGGCATCGGCGCCATGATCGGCCAGATCGTGACGGCGGCGCAGGCCGTCTTCGCCGACTATGACGTGGAGGTCAGCGCGTTTCTGCCGGGCGATCCCGAGCCACAGCCGCCCTTCATCCGCGTTTACTTCGGCCGCTTCCCCCAGGAAGGACCCGACTGCGATCTGATCAAGTGGTACACGGTCGAGGGCGCCGTGATTTTCCCGCGCGACTACGTTCTCACTGACTACTACGATCCGCGCAACACGACCCTGACCGGCACGGCGCTCGTGCTCACCGACGGCATCTCCGGCTCACGCTCCGGATACCCGGCCTCGGATGCGGCCACCGACGGCGTCATCGTCGGCCGGCTCGCCGCCCGCGCCGCGGCCTACCTCATGGGGCTGCGCGCCACGGTCAGCGCGACCGGAACCGACCTGATGGACCCCTGCACTGACCTCTCGCCCGCCACCGCGGTCGCGTTTGAGCGCTCGCCGCTGCGGTTCATCTGCGACGCGCCGGCCCCGCCGGGCGTGGTCACCTCCGCCGCCGTGATTTTCACGGATGCGCAGACCGGGCAGATCCTCAACTGCGCCACGCGCACGCTGGATGTCTTCGGCATGCAGGATGCGTCCGCAGTCCTGCTCGAAACCGTCGGTCCACGGCCGTAG
- a CDS encoding Cysteine-rich secretory protein family protein, with translation MRRFFSLLALVMFVALDLGGCPTSTGDNSQTAGSGLSAGDLFSDSASPADRPDELTLAFPECNEPLSVDAWRARVLELVNEARTSRGLSALTYSQQLESQATQYACEMIGYDFFAHENPVTGSTLRERAEQFQYDFQIIGENLAAGQPTPEEAMDDWMNSAGHRENILNREFVELGIGIRTGGTYGTYWVQEFGRPRQVSIIEVPGDTEEMVGR, from the coding sequence ATGCGCAGATTTTTCTCCCTGTTAGCACTGGTCATGTTCGTCGCGCTGGACCTGGGGGGTTGCCCCACGTCGACCGGAGACAATTCGCAGACCGCGGGGTCCGGGTTGTCGGCCGGCGATCTTTTTTCGGACTCGGCCAGTCCGGCGGACCGTCCGGACGAGTTGACGCTGGCCTTTCCGGAATGCAATGAGCCGCTCTCGGTCGATGCCTGGCGGGCGCGCGTGCTTGAGTTGGTGAACGAGGCGCGGACGTCGCGCGGGCTGAGTGCGCTGACATACAGCCAGCAGCTTGAATCGCAGGCCACGCAGTATGCGTGCGAGATGATCGGCTACGACTTCTTTGCTCACGAAAACCCGGTGACCGGGAGCACGCTGCGCGAGCGGGCGGAGCAGTTTCAGTACGATTTTCAGATCATTGGGGAGAATCTCGCCGCCGGGCAGCCCACGCCCGAGGAGGCCATGGATGATTGGATGAACAGCGCCGGCCACCGCGAGAACATCCTGAATCGCGAGTTCGTTGAGCTGGGCATCGGCATCCGCACCGGCGGGACCTACGGCACGTACTGGGTCCAGGAATTCGGCCGTCCGCGGCAGGTGTCGATCATCGAGGTTCCGGGCGACACCGAGGAAATGGTCGGCCGCTGA
- the gno gene encoding Gluconate 5-dehydrogenase yields MIITGASSGLGCALAELLARRGARVGLIARRAPLLTELTRKIRSAGGGAAMAAADVTLAPSVQAAVAQIQETLGPCDIMIANAGVLQRTPGWSFDAAAVDAVIRTNVLGVTNSFAAVLPEMVAARRGHIVAVASIAAMLGLPGVGAYSASKAAVVTLMQSLSVDLHRYGVKTTTICPGFIDTPLLPAEERRRARGMMSVEFAAERTAWAIERGRREYWFPRRTWLAAWIGKHLPHGLYRRVMAPKGGRV; encoded by the coding sequence GTGATCATTACCGGGGCAAGCAGCGGGCTGGGCTGCGCGCTGGCCGAACTTCTCGCGCGCCGCGGTGCGCGCGTCGGACTCATCGCGCGGCGCGCGCCGCTTCTGACTGAGTTAACTCGAAAAATCAGGTCCGCGGGCGGCGGCGCCGCGATGGCGGCCGCGGATGTCACGCTGGCGCCATCCGTGCAGGCTGCTGTGGCGCAGATTCAGGAGACGCTGGGGCCCTGCGACATCATGATTGCGAATGCCGGCGTGCTGCAGCGGACGCCCGGTTGGAGTTTTGACGCCGCGGCGGTGGATGCCGTCATCCGCACGAACGTGCTGGGGGTGACGAACTCGTTTGCGGCGGTGCTGCCGGAAATGGTCGCGGCCCGCCGCGGACACATCGTCGCTGTCGCGAGCATCGCCGCGATGCTTGGATTGCCGGGCGTCGGCGCCTACTCGGCGAGCAAGGCGGCGGTGGTGACTCTGATGCAAAGCTTGTCCGTCGATCTGCACCGCTACGGCGTCAAGACGACGACCATTTGCCCTGGGTTCATCGATACGCCGCTGCTTCCGGCTGAGGAGCGCCGTCGGGCGCGCGGGATGATGAGCGTCGAGTTTGCCGCAGAGCGCACAGCGTGGGCGATCGAGCGCGGCCGCCGCGAGTATTGGTTTCCCAGGCGGACGTGGCTTGCCGCGTGGATCGGCAAGCACTTGCCGCACGGACTGTATCGGCGCGTGATGGCGCCGAAAGGCGGACGAGTCTAA
- the pknL gene encoding Serine/threonine-protein kinase PknL: MPRPLPLLEGYEFVQRVGRGAGAVISLAVHRATRRQVAIKHVIRRDADDEKFIRQAETEYDVASRFDNPYLRKCYEIVRRKKWFRTVELYLIMEYVDGEPLEDQCPERLEEIIPIFAHVAEGLQALHSYGFVHSDIKPNNIILTPSGNPKLIDFGQSCPIGHQKERIQGTADFIAPEQVRKLPLDHRTDIFNFGATMYWVVTGRYFETLVSNAPTAARKIDFDAQRSSAAPHELNPRLPLPLSKLIMDCVETNPESRPVDMRAVVARLEVALQVLNNRRSGDDDGRDDEPDGRRAATREA, encoded by the coding sequence ATGCCGCGGCCGCTTCCATTGCTTGAGGGGTATGAGTTCGTGCAGCGCGTCGGTCGCGGGGCCGGTGCTGTCATCAGTCTTGCTGTGCACCGGGCGACGCGCCGACAAGTCGCCATCAAGCACGTTATCCGCCGCGACGCCGACGACGAAAAATTCATCCGCCAGGCCGAGACCGAATACGACGTCGCCAGCCGCTTTGACAATCCCTACCTGCGGAAGTGCTACGAGATTGTCCGCCGCAAGAAGTGGTTCCGGACGGTCGAGCTGTACCTGATCATGGAATATGTCGACGGGGAGCCGCTGGAAGATCAGTGTCCGGAGCGGCTGGAGGAGATCATCCCGATCTTCGCGCATGTGGCCGAGGGACTGCAGGCGCTGCACAGCTATGGTTTTGTGCATTCGGACATCAAGCCGAACAACATCATCCTGACGCCCAGCGGGAACCCGAAGCTGATCGACTTCGGCCAGAGCTGCCCGATCGGGCATCAGAAGGAGCGCATCCAGGGCACGGCGGATTTCATCGCGCCCGAGCAGGTGCGTAAGCTGCCGCTGGACCATCGCACGGACATCTTCAATTTCGGCGCGACGATGTACTGGGTGGTGACGGGACGCTACTTCGAGACGCTCGTCTCGAACGCCCCGACCGCGGCCCGCAAGATTGACTTCGACGCGCAGCGCAGCTCGGCCGCGCCGCACGAGCTCAACCCGCGCCTGCCGCTTCCCCTTTCCAAGCTGATCATGGATTGCGTCGAAACCAACCCCGAGTCGCGGCCCGTGGACATGCGGGCCGTGGTGGCGCGGCTGGAAGTGGCGCTGCAGGTGCTGAACAACCGGCGGAGCGGCGACGACGATGGACGGGACGACGAGCCGGATGGCCGACGGGCGGCGACGCGCGAGGCGTAG
- the pyrDB gene encoding Dihydroorotate dehydrogenase B (NAD(+)), catalytic subunit, protein MTAAADPPTDPRLTVHLAGIPLRTPVLTASGTCGYGPEYADVLDYRRLGAFTTKSVTLSERPGNEPQRIAEVRGGLLNAIGLANVGLKRFIAEKVPFIQSMPTPVLVNVAGYRVEDYVAVCEAIDPIPCIAGIELNVSCPNVADGLMFGTDPRLMEQVVSAVRRVIRRGKLLVKLSPNVTDITVMARAALAGGADGLSLINTYVGLAIDARTWKPVLANVTGGLSGPAIKPLALFNIHRVYREVTKSAGVPILGMGGIQCTADAIEFLLAGASAVAIGTALFVDPSLPAKIADGLSRYVEQHGLSNVTQLVGALKLPENPMPKPSVQRG, encoded by the coding sequence ATGACCGCGGCCGCCGACCCGCCCACCGACCCGCGCCTGACCGTCCACCTGGCCGGCATTCCGCTGCGTACGCCCGTGCTCACGGCGTCGGGAACCTGCGGCTACGGTCCCGAGTACGCCGACGTGCTCGATTATCGCCGTCTTGGCGCGTTCACGACCAAGAGCGTGACGCTCAGCGAGCGTCCCGGAAACGAGCCGCAACGCATCGCCGAAGTTCGCGGCGGGCTGCTCAACGCGATCGGCCTGGCGAACGTCGGCCTGAAACGCTTCATCGCCGAGAAAGTGCCCTTCATTCAGTCGATGCCCACGCCGGTGCTGGTCAACGTCGCCGGCTACCGCGTCGAGGATTATGTGGCGGTGTGCGAGGCTATCGATCCGATCCCCTGCATCGCCGGCATCGAGTTGAACGTGTCGTGCCCGAACGTCGCCGATGGGCTGATGTTCGGCACCGATCCGCGGCTGATGGAGCAGGTCGTGTCCGCGGTGCGGCGCGTCATTCGCCGCGGAAAACTGCTCGTGAAGCTCTCGCCCAACGTCACGGACATCACCGTCATGGCCCGCGCGGCGCTGGCCGGCGGCGCCGACGGCCTCAGCCTGATCAACACCTACGTCGGCCTGGCGATCGACGCCCGCACCTGGAAACCCGTGCTGGCCAACGTCACCGGCGGGTTGAGCGGCCCGGCGATCAAACCGCTCGCACTATTCAATATTCATCGCGTCTACCGCGAGGTGACCAAGTCCGCCGGTGTGCCGATTCTCGGCATGGGGGGGATCCAGTGCACCGCCGATGCGATCGAATTTCTGCTCGCGGGCGCGTCCGCCGTCGCCATCGGCACGGCGCTCTTCGTTGATCCCTCCCTGCCGGCGAAGATCGCCGATGGTCTGTCGCGCTACGTCGAGCAGCACGGCCTTTCCAACGTGACCCAGCTCGTTGGCGCACTCAAGCTCCCGGAGAATCCGATGCCCAAGCCAAGCGTGCAGCGTGGCTGA
- a CDS encoding HEAT repeat protein codes for MKRAEQLYAWLERGPSPVCDEIISAGLADADGETLERLCELLLTREHDASWAGLIGIYDRLTPERQARVRGGGERVRSGIAQALRAEIAEVRLNALAVLDACPSPSLAYALSSLLRDKSGRVRDAAARTFRNLGEIVLEADARTADAPRDETPAGKAKARAAAVERTEFLRALIEVVRTFELHNRPEVLEVSLWFARELGPPLWKLLDNHRARCGRAVAENLVSWRSPKLTGFLLDCLQQHEWRIPAITLLRTWKTLPELVALLRCSSFMDDAEQRRSLLAIKSPPCFMGLDRDLLRVPASLRTSVPPWVCALGYTQQERTTLLTCWANSKMPDVHLAAIEALASIGNASAKKMLSEHEARQKKADEPGSPAAERNPSADDAFDVLWRQWRAQGAADDSRALRVLRDNARVWRQRWQQMSRSTDANDRLALVRAIGTPALATEFAAEIESLTSDSNERVRRAAAEARKLVTGRGATGAPPPPADAPESPRAAEIRQKLATLLAEHAGDDAAGGHDAYLVSQIGELLAALQAALDRSSPQPESSGGVR; via the coding sequence ATGAAGCGCGCTGAACAACTGTATGCCTGGCTCGAACGCGGGCCGTCTCCGGTCTGCGACGAGATCATCTCCGCCGGGCTGGCCGATGCGGACGGGGAAACTCTGGAGCGGCTTTGCGAGCTGCTCCTGACACGCGAGCACGATGCGTCGTGGGCGGGGTTGATCGGAATTTACGACCGGCTGACGCCGGAGCGGCAGGCGCGCGTCCGCGGCGGCGGAGAGCGCGTTCGCAGCGGCATCGCGCAGGCGTTGCGGGCTGAGATCGCCGAAGTGCGGTTGAACGCCCTGGCCGTGCTGGACGCATGTCCGTCGCCGTCGCTGGCGTACGCCTTGTCGTCGCTTTTGCGCGACAAGTCCGGACGTGTGCGCGACGCCGCCGCACGCACCTTCCGCAACCTGGGCGAGATCGTGCTGGAGGCGGACGCGCGGACGGCGGACGCGCCGCGCGACGAAACGCCGGCCGGTAAGGCGAAGGCGCGGGCCGCGGCCGTCGAGCGGACCGAGTTTCTGCGGGCCCTGATCGAGGTCGTTCGGACGTTCGAGCTTCACAATCGGCCGGAAGTGCTGGAGGTGAGCCTGTGGTTCGCGCGCGAGCTGGGGCCGCCGCTGTGGAAACTGCTGGACAACCATCGCGCCCGCTGCGGCCGGGCGGTGGCCGAGAATCTGGTGTCGTGGCGAAGCCCGAAACTGACGGGATTTCTGCTCGACTGCCTGCAGCAGCACGAATGGCGAATTCCGGCGATCACGCTGCTGCGCACGTGGAAGACGCTGCCGGAGCTGGTGGCGCTGCTGCGCTGCTCGAGTTTCATGGACGACGCGGAGCAGCGCCGCAGCCTGCTGGCGATCAAGAGTCCGCCCTGTTTCATGGGGCTGGATCGCGATCTGCTGCGCGTGCCGGCGTCGCTGCGGACCAGCGTGCCGCCCTGGGTGTGCGCGCTGGGCTACACGCAGCAGGAGCGCACGACGCTGCTGACCTGCTGGGCCAATTCGAAGATGCCCGACGTGCACCTGGCGGCGATCGAGGCGCTGGCTTCGATCGGCAACGCGTCCGCCAAGAAGATGCTGAGCGAACACGAGGCGCGTCAGAAGAAGGCGGACGAGCCGGGCTCGCCGGCGGCGGAACGCAACCCGTCGGCGGATGACGCATTTGACGTTTTGTGGCGGCAGTGGCGGGCCCAGGGGGCGGCCGACGATTCGCGCGCCCTGCGGGTGCTGCGCGACAACGCACGCGTCTGGCGGCAGCGCTGGCAGCAGATGAGCCGCTCCACCGACGCCAACGATCGATTGGCGCTGGTCAGGGCGATCGGGACGCCGGCGCTGGCGACGGAGTTCGCGGCCGAGATTGAATCGCTCACAAGCGACTCGAATGAGCGCGTCCGCCGCGCCGCCGCCGAGGCGCGAAAGCTCGTCACGGGTCGCGGCGCGACGGGGGCGCCGCCGCCGCCGGCAGACGCGCCGGAGTCGCCGCGCGCGGCTGAGATTCGGCAGAAGCTCGCAACGCTCCTGGCTGAGCATGCGGGCGACGACGCGGCCGGCGGGCACGACGCGTACCTGGTGAGTCAGATTGGCGAGCTGCTCGCGGCGCTGCAGGCGGCGCTGGATCGGTCGTCGCCGCAGCCGGAGTCTTCGGGGGGTGTTCGATGA
- the vapC_3 gene encoding tRNA(fMet)-specific endonuclease VapC has product MALVADISAILSQAFDDEDAAYGEEVIQAIADDEAVVPTIFWYEIRNALLMGERRKRLTPERTGAFLADLALLPFVVDDLPREAIVLDLARRHSLTVYDAAYLELAQRKNLPLATLDDSLARAAQLANVTIFRKPGL; this is encoded by the coding sequence ATGGCGCTCGTCGCGGACATTTCGGCGATCCTCAGCCAGGCTTTCGACGATGAAGACGCGGCCTACGGCGAAGAGGTGATCCAGGCGATCGCCGACGACGAAGCCGTGGTTCCGACGATTTTCTGGTACGAAATCCGCAACGCGCTGCTGATGGGAGAGAGAAGGAAACGTCTGACGCCGGAGCGCACGGGAGCTTTCCTGGCCGATCTCGCCTTGCTCCCGTTTGTTGTCGATGACCTCCCAAGGGAGGCGATCGTGCTTGACTTGGCCCGCCGGCACAGCCTCACCGTTTATGACGCGGCATACCTTGAACTCGCCCAGCGCAAGAACTTGCCGCTGGCGACACTCGATGACTCGCTCGCGCGGGCCGCCCAACTCGCCAACGTCACGATCTTCAGAAAGCCGGGACTTTAG